One window of the Streptomyces sp. NBC_00259 genome contains the following:
- a CDS encoding geranylgeranyl reductase family protein, producing the protein MTETTPSEHSADVIVVGAGPAGSTTAYYLAKAGLDVLLLEKTAFPREKVCGDGLTPRATKQLVAMGIDISEEAGWLRNKGLRIIGGGVRLQLDWPELASYPDYGLVRKRDDFDEQLARQAQKAGARLYERCNVGAPLIDDRTGRITGVEAKLGEEKTPVTFHAPLVVAADGNSSRISLAMGLHRREDRPMGVAVRTYFTSPRHDDDYLESWLELWDRRGPGEDRLLPGYGWIFGMGDGTSNVGLGVLNTSASFKELDWREVLKAWCASMPEDWGYVPDNMTGPIRGAALPMAFNRQPHYTKGLLLVGDAGGLVNPFNGEGIAYAMESGQIAADVIVQAHARATPAQRELALHNYPKVLKDTYGGYYTLGRAFVKLIGNPRVMKIATQRGLTHPVLMKFTLKMLANLTDPSGGDAMDRIINGLSKVAPKA; encoded by the coding sequence GTGACCGAGACGACCCCCTCCGAGCACAGCGCAGATGTGATCGTCGTCGGGGCAGGCCCGGCCGGTTCGACGACGGCGTACTACCTGGCCAAGGCCGGCCTCGACGTACTGCTCCTGGAGAAGACGGCGTTCCCGCGCGAGAAGGTCTGCGGTGACGGGCTCACGCCCCGCGCCACCAAGCAACTCGTCGCGATGGGCATCGACATCTCCGAAGAGGCCGGCTGGCTCCGCAACAAGGGCCTGCGGATCATCGGCGGTGGCGTACGGCTCCAGTTGGACTGGCCGGAGCTCGCCAGCTACCCGGACTACGGTCTCGTCCGCAAGCGTGACGACTTCGACGAGCAGCTGGCACGGCAGGCGCAGAAGGCGGGTGCGCGGCTGTACGAGCGCTGCAACGTGGGCGCGCCGCTGATCGACGACCGCACGGGACGCATCACGGGTGTGGAGGCCAAGCTCGGCGAGGAGAAGACCCCGGTCACCTTCCACGCCCCGCTCGTCGTCGCCGCCGACGGCAACTCCTCCCGGATCTCGCTGGCGATGGGCCTGCACCGCCGCGAGGACCGCCCGATGGGTGTCGCGGTCCGTACGTACTTCACCAGCCCCCGGCACGACGACGACTACCTGGAGTCCTGGCTGGAGCTGTGGGACCGGCGCGGCCCCGGCGAGGACCGGCTGCTGCCCGGCTACGGCTGGATCTTCGGCATGGGCGACGGCACCTCCAACGTCGGCCTCGGCGTCCTCAACACCTCCGCCTCCTTCAAGGAGCTGGACTGGCGCGAGGTCCTCAAGGCCTGGTGCGCCTCGATGCCGGAGGACTGGGGTTACGTACCCGACAACATGACGGGCCCGATCCGCGGCGCCGCGCTCCCCATGGCCTTCAACCGGCAGCCGCACTACACCAAGGGCCTGCTGCTGGTCGGCGACGCGGGCGGCCTGGTCAACCCCTTCAACGGCGAAGGCATCGCGTACGCCATGGAGTCCGGCCAGATCGCCGCGGACGTCATCGTCCAGGCCCACGCCCGGGCCACCCCCGCCCAGCGCGAACTGGCCCTCCACAACTACCCGAAGGTCCTCAAGGACACCTACGGCGGCTACTACACACTGGGCCGCGCCTTCGTGAAGCTCATCGGCAACCCGAGGGTCATGAAGATCGCGACCCAGCGCGGTCTGACGCACCCGGTGCTGATGAAGTTCACGCTGAAGATGCTCGCGAACCTGACGGACCCGTCGGGCGGCGACGCGATGGACCGCATCATCAACGGGCTGAGCAAGGTGGCTCCGAAGGCCTGA